Sequence from the Verrucomicrobiales bacterium genome:
CTCTTGTCTCAGTTCTTCAAGAACCCCAAAGGTGATATCTACCAAGGGGGATATACCAAGGACGTCACGACCCCGTTGACGCTGTCGGAGGATGACAGGAAAACGGATTTCAACTTTCCAGAACTTAAAGACCGATTCGAGAGCCACGATGCGGAGTTAAGGCTCGAAGCTGTCTCCAGGTTCGTCGATATCGGAGCATTCGCCCGCTACCTCGCGCTGGAGGTGTTGACCTGTCACAACGACGGTTACGCGTATGCGGTAAACAACTATCGGTTATTTGTCCAACGGGAGGACAAAAACGAACGATGCGCCCATCGCAACGAGCGGGGCATTTCAAATGAGCACTGCAAGGGTCAATTTTCGTGAGCGCCAACGCTATCCGCTACTCCTCATCTTTTTCTTCTACAAGACTGTACTTGATTTGCTCTCTACGAGACTCACTTATACGGAGCTGGGTGAG
This genomic interval carries:
- a CDS encoding CotH kinase family protein, with amino-acid sequence MREKKPSLSLHFGRFSKTSSFYGIQRWQLNNCAQDLTYLNEVVASRIFRDAGAASSRCTHARVIMNGRDLGIYVICAGVDEQLLSQFFKNPKGDIYQGGYTKDVTTPLTLSEDDRKTDFNFPELKDRFESHDAELRLEAVSRFVDIGAFARYLALEVLTCHNDGYAYAVNNYRLFVQREDKNERCAHRNERGISNEHCKGQFS